One stretch of Oncorhynchus tshawytscha isolate Ot180627B linkage group LG21, Otsh_v2.0, whole genome shotgun sequence DNA includes these proteins:
- the LOC112221118 gene encoding NXPE family member 3-like, which produces MGRLLQLLILALILLICIYLLFVCQFNQCLLNVSPSNHLKYNHTSFTSCSGINGTFTPTNDSLISKEEWESLLKELQWSLPPVVLLSTDEATNPTKCSFSVVNPNSNHTIGGFIDVILIARDTKNRIKTYGGDFFQAKLFNSELKASTYGAVTDHFNGTYTARLALLWPGPAKVSIRLVHSSEAVQVLCRQREQDPDKVYFQGYFEEGGKQETVMCNAQRSPRLVGNDAQCCCEYREPVTGETWFCRRPSSLPCHALTYHSMGGYQAVLSKVEATLLKSSTNIIVPGDDSAIDVQQQDTEIRSQTKCRPGLHTSVPAGFYLQDHWTSLVCDSKSFPSAKLISGCLKDKQILMMGDSTLRQWFDYLEETVPTLKRLNLHTSSKSGPFEAVDTQSNTRIIWRAHGIPIRTSKTPWADLHYIASEVDGMAGGAHSVVVFTIWAHFTTYPLAMYAHRLVVIRRAVASLLRRSPTTLVVIKSANTGYKDVYGSDWLSWQLDMALREIFRDLPVVLIDVWQMTSCHYSPDNIHPPSVVIQNEVDLFLSFVCPQ; this is translated from the exons ATGGGAAGACTGCTTCAGCTACTGATATTGGCTTTGATACTATTGATCTGCATTTATCTTTTATTT GTATGTCAATTCAACCAGTGCCTGCTGAATGTGTCACCATCCAATCATCTCAAATACAACCACACTAGCTTCACAAGTTGTAGTGGAATCAACGGGACATTTACACCAACCAATGACTCCTTAATAAGTAAAGAGGAATGGGAATCTCTGCTCAAAGAGCTACAATGGTCATTACCGCCTGTTGTCCTCTTATCCACAGATGAGGCCACAAACCCCACTAAGTGCTCATTCTCTGTTGTCAACCCCAATTCAAACCACACAATTGGAGGGTTTATAGATGTGATTTTGATAGCTAGAGATACTAAAAACAGGATCAAAACCTATGGAGGGGACTTTTTTCAGGCCAAGTTGTTTAACTCAGAACTTAAGGCCAGTACTTATGGAGCTGTAACAGACCACTTTAATGGCACCTACACTGCCCGTCTGGCCCTGCTTTGGCCCGGACCTGCCAAGGTATCCATCCGCCTAGTGCACTCTAGCGAGGCCGTGCAGGTACTGTGTAGGCAAAGGGAACAGGACCCAGATAAGGTCTACTTCCAAGGCTACTTTGAGGAGGGTGGCAAGCAGGAAACTGTGATGTGCAATGCCCAGAGAAGTCCTAGGCTGGTGGGGAATGATGCACAGTGTTGCTGTGAGTACAGAGAGCCAGTCACTGGGGAGACCTGGTTCTGTCGTCGGCCATCTTCCCTGCCTTGCCATGCTTTGACCTACCACAGCATGGGCGGTTACCAGGCAGTACTCTCCAAGGTGGAGGCGACCCTTCTAAAGAG TTCCACAAACATTATTGTACCAGGTGACGATTCTGCTATCGATGTCCAGCAACAGGACACTGAAATCC gaTCACAAACAAAATGTCGTCCTGGTTTGCACACCTCAGTACCAGCTGGATTCTACCTCCAGGATCACTGGACATCCCTGGTGTGTGACTCAAAATCCTTTCCCTCAGCTAAACTGATATCTGGATGCCTGAAGGACAAACAGATCCTTATGATGGGTGACTCCACTCTCCGTCAGTGGTTCGACTACCTGGAGGAAACTGTGCCAA cattgaaacgCCTGAACCTTCACACATCAAGCAAATCGGGCCCCTTTGAGGCAGTCGACACCCAGTCCAACACCCGTATTATCTGGCGGGCCCATGGGATACCTATACGGACAAGCAAGACCCCCTGGGCTGACCTTCACTACATCGCCAGCGAGGTGGATGGTATGGCAGGGGGTGCACACTCTGTAGTCGTCTTCACCATCTGGGCTCATTTCACCACGTACCCACTGGCTATGTACGCACACCGTCTGGTTGTCATCCGTAGGGCTGTGGCGTCGCTCCTAAGACGATCTCCCACTACTCTGGTAGTAATCAAGTCAGCCAACACGGGCTACAAGGATGTGTATGGCAGCGACTGGCTCTCCTGGCAGCTCGACATGGCACTCAGGGAAATATTCAGGGACTTGCCCGTGGTCCTCATCGACGTTTGGCAGATGACCTCCTGCCACTATTCTCCGGACAACATTCACCCGCCCTCTGTGGTGATCCAAAATGAAGTGGATCTCTTCCTGTCCTTTGTTTGTCCACAGTGA